One genomic window of Plasmodium coatneyi strain Hackeri chromosome 12, complete sequence includes the following:
- a CDS encoding Phosphate transporter, with product MVTTPDMLWLVIASGVACFCMAFVTGANDIANTFSTSIGSKALTIKRALIIAFFFEALGASLLGGTVTDSIRSKIINFEAFYDAPEFLMLGMFCALMGATIWLAIATCLGLPVSTTHSIVGALLGFGLAAGHSKSIKWEKIHSIVISWFAAPILAGSCSAIAFSLIRHLILRRRNSFQIIKRSYWFLIFLITQPFSVFLVFQNPIVLNMTCKMKRGTHFITESPCYIQDWTAAHPLYSTIACLVLSSILTCIGSAIIYVVYNKRLNNFSFRKKLFGDDMINDLEKNGKDANNNTICNINNSSLNSVASNETRVTQQKGVSGASQQQGISGSITTTTAASVGGPIFPGSGLHCEKRKNQAEQNYQTVINMKSMDEKNEILESKKSGNLARVGSSIDSGTNSVGSNISQTVIENFDQQTEIVFSSLQIISAILGVVAQSANDTANAIGPFAAVFNTYNNGIKGKLKVQWYILLFGGLSMSLGLSVLGYRVIRTVGMKLIRITPSRGFTIELISGLVVLLFSICGIPLSSTHCAVSSVIGVGLVEAKISEENDANCGTNNQGMKLLGKDMSPMDKNANVPVKKKSLFCFLSFLNTSCVNLKLFRTIFLSWIITVSFSASVTAAIFSFAAYSPSYVAKAPVVVPT from the exons ATGGTAACAACTCCTGACATGTTATGGTTGGTCATCGCGAGTGGTGTAGCATGTTTTTGTATGGCATTTGTGACAGGAGCAAATGATATAGCGAACACGTTTAGCACTTCCATTGGATCCAAAGCACTAACCATTAAGAGAGCTTTAAtaattgcctttttttttgaggcaTTAGGAGCTTCCTTACTTGGTGGAACAGTCACAGATTCTATTCGAtcaaaaataataaacttTGAAGCTTTTTACGATGCGCCCGAATTTCTGATGCTTGGTATGTTTTGCGCCCTTATGGGTGCAACCATCTGGCTAGCTATAGCCACATGTTTAGGTTTGCCAGTATCGACAACGCACAGTATAGTAGGAGCATTGTTAGGCTTTGGACTGGCAGCAGGGCATAGTAAATCGATAAAATGGGAGAAAATACACAGTATAGTGATATCATGGTTTGCAGCACCGATATTGGCAGGAAGTTGTTCAGCCATAGCGTTTTCCCTAATACGCCATTTGATattgaggaggaggaattcTTTCCAAATAATTAAAAGATCGTATTGGTTCctcatttttctcattacCCAGCCGTTTAGTGTGTTCTTAGTGTTTCAGAACCCGATAGTGTTGAATATGACATGTAAGATGAAAAGGGGCACACACTTCATCACTGAATCTCCATGTTACATTCAAGATTGGACAGCAGCCCATCCGTTGTACTCTACGATAGCTTGTCTGGTCCTTTCCAGCATCCTCACATGCATTGGATCCGCCATTATCTACGTAGTATATAACAAGAGACTAAACAACTTCAGTTTTAGGAAGAAGCTATTCGGAGATGACATGATAAATgatttggagaaaaatggcaaagacGCGAATAACAATACGATCTGTAACATCAACAATAGTAGCCTCAATTCGGTTGCTTCGAATGAGACCCGAGTTACGCAACAAAAGGGAGTTAGCGGGGCATCGCAGCAACAAGGGATTAGCGGATCAATAActacaacaacagcagcttCTGTTGGGGGGCCAATTTTCCCTGGTTCTGGGTTACACTGtgagaagaggaaaaaccAAGCCGAACAGAACTACCAAACGGTCATTAACATGAAAAGTATggatgagaaaaatgaaattttggagagtaaaaaaagtggaaactTAGCCAGAGTTGGCAGCAGCATTGACAGTGGCACCAACAGTGTTGGTAGTAATATATCCCAAACGGTGATCGAGAATTTTGACCAGCAGACAGAGATTGTTTTTTCGTCCCTCCAGATTATTAGTGCtattttaggggtggtggcCCAAAGTGCAAACGACACGGCTAATGCAATAGGTCCTTTTGCTGCAGTTTTTAACACGTATAATAACGGTATTAAAGGGAAGCTAAAAGTGCAGTGGTACATTCTTCTGTTTGGAGGTCTGTCCATGTCCCTTGGTCTGTCCGTTCTAGGTTATCGAGTCATTAGAACCGTGGGAATGAAGTTAATTAGAATTACTCCTTCTAGAGGTTTCACCATTGAACTTATTTCCGGGTTGGTCGTCCTACTTTTTAGTATCTGTGGTATACCTCTCAGTTCCACCCATTGTGCAGTATCTAGTGTAATTGGTGTGGGTCTCGTAGAGGCAAAAATATCGGAAGAAAATGACGCCAACTGTGGAACCAACAACCAGGGAATGAAGCTACTGGGCAAGGATATGTCCCCAATGGATAAGAATGCAAATGTGCctgtaaagaagaagagctTGTTTTGCTTCCTATCCTTTTTGAACACCTCCTGCGTGAACTTGAAGCTCTTTAGgaccatttttctttcctggATCATCACGGTGTCCTTTTCGG CCTCCGTAACCGCAGCGATATTCTCCTTTGCAGCCTACAGCCCGTCGTACGTTGCAAAGGCGCCGGTAGTAGTTCCCACATAA